From a region of the Methylomonas rapida genome:
- a CDS encoding ATP-binding protein: protein MNKLTQWLLFQPLKTKILGVIMTVVIITVVSIAGFLYWHNDQQHRQSFIRNNLLLVKLVGQYTTLPLVFNDKAGAEEQLSKLLQDSRIAYVRLENANGEIMTNYDPVNIASESPLMAAGQEYIWRGNKLYFNISISHNQQNLGLLKGAFHLDEYRELQRLEMVFIIAAVLVAVICSFVLSLLLRQFVMSSIQRLETHARRIARQPGRDELFSYPKRQNDEISRLSEAFNFLMQQVRSREAEILQLNSELENKVRQRTEELSAALRIKSAFLANMSHEIRTPMNAILGMLHLVLQTELSAKQRSYIIKANDAAKWLLGIINDILDYSKLESGKISLELKSFRLDTVIKYLADVTTPLLNDKPVDLRFAVDPNIPLLVGDQLRLGQVLLNLISNAIKFTEAGTITVQIKPLTIGAEDVTLRFNVIDTGIGISEEQQERLFEPFTQADDSTTRQYGGTGLGLTICKELVEAMGGAHQY from the coding sequence TTGAATAAATTAACGCAATGGCTGCTGTTTCAGCCGCTAAAGACAAAAATATTGGGCGTGATCATGACCGTCGTAATCATTACGGTGGTCTCTATCGCTGGCTTTTTATATTGGCATAACGACCAGCAGCATCGGCAGAGTTTTATTCGCAACAATTTGCTGCTTGTCAAACTGGTCGGTCAATATACGACATTGCCGCTGGTCTTTAACGACAAGGCCGGAGCAGAAGAGCAATTGAGCAAACTCCTGCAGGATTCCCGTATTGCCTATGTGCGGCTGGAAAATGCCAACGGCGAGATCATGACGAATTACGACCCTGTGAATATCGCCAGCGAGTCGCCGTTAATGGCTGCCGGGCAGGAATATATCTGGCGCGGTAACAAGCTTTATTTCAACATTTCCATCTCACACAATCAGCAAAATCTAGGCCTATTGAAAGGCGCCTTTCATCTCGATGAATATCGGGAACTTCAGCGTTTGGAAATGGTGTTTATTATCGCGGCTGTATTGGTTGCGGTGATCTGCAGCTTCGTGTTGTCGTTATTATTGAGGCAATTCGTGATGTCGTCGATCCAGCGGCTCGAAACCCATGCGCGACGAATCGCGCGCCAACCAGGGAGGGACGAATTATTCTCCTATCCGAAGCGACAAAACGACGAGATCAGCCGGCTGTCCGAAGCCTTTAACTTTCTGATGCAACAGGTTCGCAGCAGGGAGGCGGAAATTCTGCAATTGAATTCGGAGCTCGAGAACAAGGTCAGGCAACGTACGGAAGAGTTGAGTGCCGCCTTGAGAATCAAAAGCGCATTCCTGGCCAATATGAGTCATGAAATCCGCACGCCGATGAATGCGATTTTAGGCATGTTGCATTTGGTGCTGCAAACCGAATTATCGGCAAAACAACGTAGTTACATCATCAAGGCCAATGACGCGGCCAAATGGTTATTGGGCATTATCAACGATATTCTGGATTACTCTAAGCTCGAATCCGGCAAGATTAGCCTGGAACTGAAGAGCTTTCGGCTAGATACGGTTATCAAGTATCTGGCGGACGTCACAACGCCCCTGTTAAACGACAAGCCGGTGGACTTGCGGTTTGCCGTCGATCCGAATATTCCACTACTGGTGGGTGATCAGCTGCGTTTAGGTCAGGTTTTGCTCAATCTGATCAGCAATGCCATCAAATTTACTGAAGCGGGCACGATTACCGTTCAAATCAAGCCGCTAACTATTGGCGCCGAGGACGTGACTTTGCGTTTTAACGTGATCGATACTGGCATCGGTATCAGTGAAGAACAACAGGAGCGATTGTTCGAGCCGTTTACCCAAGCGGATGACTCGACCACGCGGCAATATGGCGGCACGGGATTGGGCCTGACCATCTGTAAGGAGTTGGTCGAGGCGATGGGGGGGGCGCATCAGTATTGA
- a CDS encoding YfiR family protein has translation MAIFRIVILLVLATGFTLPSVVNAEAVANSELIRASVIEKIAGFIQWPDSNQGPMNLCVYANTSLLPALETYYASSDTDNNPIKLFTAKNFKSFSECHILYLGVGENARLEDILQTIASQPVLIITEKRDDVSRGAHVDFFVEDNRLRLEVNRAALSKNNLKASYHLLGAARIVE, from the coding sequence ATGGCCATATTCCGGATAGTCATTCTATTGGTTTTAGCAACAGGGTTCACTTTGCCATCGGTTGTTAATGCCGAAGCCGTGGCAAACAGTGAACTGATCCGCGCGTCCGTGATAGAGAAAATCGCGGGCTTTATCCAATGGCCGGACTCGAATCAAGGTCCCATGAACTTATGCGTGTATGCAAATACGTCGTTGTTGCCGGCTCTGGAAACCTATTATGCAAGCAGCGACACAGACAATAATCCAATCAAGCTGTTTACGGCAAAGAACTTCAAGTCTTTTTCCGAGTGCCATATCTTATATTTAGGGGTAGGGGAAAATGCAAGGCTAGAAGATATTCTGCAAACAATAGCCTCTCAACCTGTCCTGATCATTACCGAGAAAAGGGATGATGTAAGCCGGGGCGCTCACGTGGATTTCTTTGTGGAAGATAATCGTCTGCGTTTGGAGGTCAACCGCGCGGCGTTAAGTAAGAATAATCTGAAGGCTAGTTATCATTTGCTAGGGGCGGCTAGAATTGTTGAATAA
- a CDS encoding TonB-dependent receptor, whose protein sequence is MKIVSQGSVACRTGRREYIHVGSTSASLPPTPVQQATAPFATFRVTFAYKFIDVMRRLLSAVGIFVGLQGYAPISHGEEDLSVSKLKAMSLQEILQVEVVSKKKEDKNTAAGIVSVVTEDDIKRYGGNTLADLLNRVTSIYMLSTYIWSDSTAAVRGDALTHVNNHTLVLINGRPIRDSAYGGLNETMFRDFPIHHIEQIEVIRGPGSVLYGSNAFTGVINVVTKKHRDNAFTVRGRYGSFNTGQAESEFAWKNDDAAITGAVRYRGSDGWLSSSIDEKGQPANFRKDGEDISASLWGEWGDFNFNLFVVNNQHNHWGAVPIGSGQPI, encoded by the coding sequence ATGAAAATAGTCTCTCAGGGTTCGGTTGCTTGCCGGACAGGCCGCCGTGAATACATCCATGTAGGCTCGACGTCGGCATCCTTGCCGCCGACGCCTGTCCAACAAGCAACCGCACCTTTTGCTACTTTCAGAGTAACGTTTGCGTATAAGTTCATCGATGTGATGCGGCGTTTATTATCGGCTGTGGGTATTTTTGTCGGCTTGCAAGGCTACGCGCCAATCAGTCATGGCGAGGAAGATTTGTCGGTTTCCAAGCTTAAGGCCATGTCTTTGCAGGAAATTTTACAAGTCGAGGTGGTTTCCAAAAAGAAAGAGGATAAAAACACCGCCGCCGGCATCGTCAGCGTGGTGACGGAAGACGATATCAAGCGGTACGGCGGCAATACCCTGGCCGACCTGCTGAATCGAGTGACCAGCATTTATATGCTCAGCACGTATATCTGGTCGGATAGCACTGCCGCCGTCAGAGGCGACGCCTTGACCCATGTCAACAACCATACCCTGGTTTTGATCAACGGCAGGCCGATTCGCGACAGCGCTTATGGCGGCTTGAACGAAACCATGTTCCGCGACTTTCCGATTCACCACATCGAACAAATCGAAGTGATACGCGGGCCGGGTTCCGTGCTTTACGGCAGCAATGCCTTTACCGGCGTGATCAATGTCGTGACCAAAAAACATCGGGACAATGCGTTTACCGTGCGCGGACGTTACGGTAGCTTCAACACCGGCCAGGCCGAAAGCGAATTTGCCTGGAAAAACGATGATGCGGCCATTACCGGGGCAGTGCGCTATCGCGGCAGCGATGGCTGGTTATCTTCCTCGATCGATGAAAAAGGGCAGCCGGCGAATTTTCGTAAAGACGGCGAAGATATTAGCGCCAGCCTGTGGGGGGAGTGGGGCGATTTCAACTTCAATCTATTTGTCGTGAACAATCAGCATAACCATTGGGGAGCTGTGCCCATTGGCTCAGGTCAGCCGATTTAG
- a CDS encoding putative bifunctional diguanylate cyclase/phosphodiesterase, with protein MIIVELIKNTALLVALAAMYPVMLAHLNKSLFSQRILFGLMFGVVGVLGMMTPIHYDNDGIIFDGRSVLLAVAGLIGGPLVATLSALIMAVYRLWLGGIGAPVGISVIFATAALGVMFYFIRQRTGHYLGPLSLLGFGFLVHGVMLAIFMFLPHYKGYQVFKELGATIFLVYPLATMLISLLFQDYEEREKSRLNIEQLAYYDPLTALPNRSLLIESIDKAISKCEAAQCDGALILLNLDRFKTLNDARGHASGDVLLRAVAERINSVVEAGDMLARMSADEFAILLVRAKQNSPSIDVLADQLAEKIQIALTRPLRVDTEEITVSSSIGIASFPMDADDTTGDVLRRVDTAMHRAKTEGGNQSIIFDHSMSKSVENHFLIERELRQAVHSGQLKLFLQSQVNNAGVIVGAEALVRWQHPERGFISPTAFIHIAEESDLIIEIGRWVLTEACRLLTCEGLAGRSIVLSVNISPKQFRQPRFAASIKHLLAETGADPTHLKLEVTENLLIHNMNDVIAKMIELAALGIRFSLDDFGTGYSSLAYLKRLPIQELKIDRSFVQDVTINPDDATLVESILAVAKHMKLQVVAEGVETEEQASFLNARGDVIHQGYLFSKPELAADWLKRLAQQ; from the coding sequence GTGATCATCGTTGAATTAATCAAGAACACAGCGCTTCTGGTGGCATTGGCCGCCATGTATCCCGTAATGCTTGCCCATCTGAACAAAAGTTTGTTTTCCCAGCGGATTTTGTTTGGCCTGATGTTTGGCGTGGTGGGGGTGTTAGGGATGATGACGCCGATTCACTATGATAATGATGGCATCATTTTCGACGGCAGATCGGTGCTTTTGGCGGTTGCCGGCCTGATTGGCGGCCCTTTGGTGGCTACTCTCAGCGCCCTGATAATGGCTGTATACAGGCTATGGCTAGGCGGTATTGGCGCGCCCGTTGGCATTTCGGTCATCTTCGCCACGGCAGCTTTGGGTGTCATGTTCTATTTCATCAGGCAAAGGACGGGGCATTACTTGGGGCCGCTCAGTTTGCTGGGGTTCGGTTTTTTGGTGCACGGCGTGATGTTGGCTATTTTCATGTTTTTGCCGCATTACAAGGGATACCAGGTATTCAAGGAACTGGGCGCTACCATCTTTTTGGTTTATCCGTTGGCAACCATGCTGATTTCCCTGCTTTTTCAAGATTATGAAGAACGGGAAAAAAGCAGGCTCAACATCGAACAGCTAGCCTATTATGATCCGTTGACGGCATTGCCCAACCGATCGCTGTTGATAGAAAGCATCGACAAAGCCATTTCGAAGTGCGAGGCGGCGCAGTGTGATGGCGCGCTGATATTGCTCAACCTGGATCGTTTCAAGACTCTTAACGATGCGCGCGGCCACGCTTCGGGCGATGTCCTGTTGCGCGCCGTGGCGGAGCGTATCAACTCCGTGGTGGAGGCGGGCGATATGCTGGCGCGCATGTCGGCGGATGAGTTTGCCATTTTGCTGGTGCGGGCAAAGCAGAATTCGCCATCGATCGATGTATTGGCCGACCAGTTGGCGGAAAAGATTCAAATCGCGCTCACGCGCCCGTTACGGGTCGATACCGAGGAAATCACGGTTTCAAGCAGTATTGGCATTGCATCTTTTCCCATGGATGCCGACGATACGACGGGCGATGTGTTGAGGCGGGTGGATACGGCGATGCATCGCGCCAAGACCGAGGGCGGCAATCAAAGCATCATTTTCGATCATTCCATGAGCAAATCCGTCGAGAACCATTTCTTGATCGAGCGTGAATTGCGCCAGGCGGTACACAGCGGGCAATTGAAGTTGTTCCTGCAATCCCAGGTCAATAATGCCGGTGTCATTGTGGGTGCCGAGGCTTTGGTGCGCTGGCAGCATCCGGAACGCGGTTTCATCTCGCCGACTGCGTTCATCCACATCGCCGAAGAATCCGATTTGATTATCGAGATTGGGCGCTGGGTGCTCACGGAAGCTTGCCGGCTTTTGACTTGCGAGGGTTTAGCCGGGCGCTCGATTGTTTTATCGGTCAATATCAGCCCGAAGCAATTCAGACAGCCTCGTTTCGCCGCCAGCATCAAGCATCTGCTGGCAGAGACGGGAGCCGACCCGACGCATCTCAAGCTGGAAGTCACGGAAAATTTGTTGATTCACAACATGAATGATGTGATCGCCAAAATGATCGAATTGGCGGCATTGGGGATTCGTTTTTCCCTGGATGACTTTGGTACCGGCTACTCGTCGCTGGCCTACCTCAAGCGGTTGCCGATCCAGGAGTTGAAAATCGATCGCTCGTTCGTGCAGGACGTGACGATCAATCCCGACGATGCCACTTTGGTCGAGTCTATTCTAGCGGTGGCCAAGCACATGAAATTGCAAGTGGTCGCCGAAGGCGTGGAAACCGAGGAGCAAGCCAGTTTTTTGAATGCGCGTGGTGACGTGATTCATCAGGGATATTTATTCAGCAAGCCTGAATTGGCTGCCGACTGGCTGAAGCGACTTGCGCAGCAATAA
- a CDS encoding xanthine dehydrogenase family protein molybdopterin-binding subunit, protein MKKPSDLLDLSVVSADTEAQFSIVNVSRRSFLKDMALTGFVLVAGFPSLIRADETTSSGDSTKYGADAMPHGWVDNPLVFVAIAEDGTVTIVCHRSEMGQGVRTSLPMVVADEMEANWLNVRVEQAPGDEKKYGNQDTDGSRSMRHFFMPMRRVGAAARHMLEAAAAAQWQVPVQEVKAELHRIVHPASGRTLSYGELATAAAKLPVPARETLRLKPSAEFRYIGKGELKIYDGLDIVSGRGQYGIDTRLDGMYYAVIARPPVFGGKVARYDATAALKVPGVVKVVELESSPPPADFNPLGGIAVIARHTWAAIQGRNALKIEWDHGPHAAYDSMKFRAEMEAAARQPGKVVRNDGDVDAAFETAAKRVEAEYYAPHLAQAPMEPPAATARIVNGHCEVWACTQAPQASRERVAKWLKLSEDKVTVHVTLLGGGFGRKSKPDYLIEAALLSKAMKGSPVKLTWTREDDLRHSYFHTVSVERIEAGLDAQGKPLAWLHRTVAPSIASTFGPDSKHQMPAELGMGVLNVPFSIPNLRVENPEAEAHTRIGWFRSVSNIPRAFAIQSFVAELAAAAGRDHKDYLLDLIGPPRRIDPRSLGDNWNQGESPELYPLDTGRLRRVIETATREAGWGRNLPKGGGLGLAAHYSFVTYVAVVLEVMVDEEGVVTIPRVDIAVDCGPQVNPERIRSQLEGACIMGVSLATLGEISFKEGAVVEDNFHAYQLTRIDDAPRDIRVHLLAPTEYDTPLGGVGEPGVPPIAPALCNAIFAATGQRIRQLPIRDQLRKD, encoded by the coding sequence ATGAAAAAGCCCAGCGATTTGCTCGACCTGAGCGTTGTATCCGCTGACACCGAGGCTCAGTTCAGCATTGTCAATGTCAGCCGGCGCAGTTTTTTGAAGGACATGGCGCTGACCGGATTCGTGTTGGTGGCCGGTTTTCCAAGCCTGATTCGAGCGGATGAAACGACGAGTTCCGGTGATTCGACTAAATACGGCGCCGATGCGATGCCGCACGGCTGGGTGGACAATCCGCTGGTATTCGTCGCCATTGCCGAAGACGGTACGGTGACGATAGTCTGTCATCGTTCTGAAATGGGGCAGGGAGTACGTACCAGTCTGCCCATGGTGGTGGCGGATGAGATGGAGGCCAACTGGCTGAATGTCCGCGTCGAGCAGGCGCCGGGCGACGAGAAGAAATACGGCAATCAGGATACGGATGGTTCCCGCAGCATGCGGCATTTTTTCATGCCGATGCGCCGGGTTGGCGCGGCCGCGCGGCACATGTTGGAAGCCGCGGCCGCTGCCCAATGGCAAGTGCCGGTGCAGGAGGTCAAGGCCGAATTGCACCGCATCGTGCATCCCGCCTCCGGCCGCACCTTGAGTTATGGCGAACTGGCGACGGCGGCGGCCAAATTGCCGGTGCCGGCGCGCGAAACCTTGCGTCTGAAACCGTCGGCGGAATTTCGATATATCGGCAAGGGCGAATTGAAGATTTATGACGGTCTCGATATCGTTTCTGGCCGCGGTCAGTATGGGATAGACACGCGCCTGGACGGCATGTATTACGCCGTGATCGCGCGGCCGCCGGTGTTCGGAGGCAAGGTTGCGCGTTACGATGCCACTGCCGCGCTGAAAGTGCCCGGCGTCGTCAAGGTGGTGGAGCTGGAAAGCAGCCCGCCGCCGGCCGATTTCAATCCACTCGGCGGCATTGCCGTAATTGCGAGGCATACCTGGGCGGCGATTCAAGGGCGTAATGCACTAAAAATCGAATGGGATCACGGCCCGCATGCGGCCTACGACTCGATGAAGTTCAGGGCCGAAATGGAAGCGGCCGCCCGTCAGCCGGGCAAGGTGGTGCGTAACGACGGCGATGTCGATGCCGCCTTCGAGACGGCCGCCAAACGCGTGGAAGCCGAATATTACGCGCCGCATCTGGCCCAAGCGCCGATGGAGCCGCCCGCGGCCACCGCCCGCATCGTCAATGGTCATTGCGAAGTGTGGGCCTGTACGCAGGCGCCGCAAGCCTCGCGGGAGCGCGTCGCCAAATGGCTGAAATTGTCCGAAGATAAGGTCACCGTGCACGTCACCTTGCTGGGCGGCGGTTTTGGCCGCAAATCCAAGCCCGATTACCTCATCGAAGCGGCCTTGCTGTCCAAGGCCATGAAAGGCAGTCCGGTCAAGCTGACCTGGACCCGGGAAGACGACTTGCGGCATTCATATTTTCACACCGTGTCGGTCGAGCGTATCGAGGCGGGGCTGGATGCGCAAGGCAAGCCGCTGGCCTGGTTGCATAGAACCGTGGCGCCCAGCATTGCATCGACGTTCGGGCCGGACAGCAAGCATCAAATGCCGGCCGAGTTGGGCATGGGCGTGCTCAATGTGCCGTTTTCGATTCCCAATCTGCGGGTCGAAAACCCGGAAGCCGAGGCGCATACCCGCATCGGCTGGTTTCGTTCGGTGTCGAATATTCCGCGCGCCTTTGCCATTCAATCCTTCGTCGCCGAACTGGCCGCCGCCGCGGGACGGGATCATAAAGACTATTTGCTGGATTTGATCGGCCCGCCGCGCCGTATCGATCCACGCAGCTTGGGAGACAACTGGAATCAAGGGGAATCGCCCGAGTTATATCCGCTCGATACCGGGCGCTTGCGGCGTGTGATCGAAACGGCCACGCGCGAAGCCGGTTGGGGGCGTAACTTGCCTAAAGGCGGGGGCTTGGGCCTGGCGGCGCATTACAGTTTCGTCACTTATGTTGCGGTGGTTTTGGAAGTGATGGTTGACGAGGAAGGGGTAGTGACGATTCCGCGCGTCGACATTGCCGTGGACTGTGGTCCCCAGGTCAACCCGGAACGCATTCGCTCGCAATTGGAAGGCGCCTGCATCATGGGGGTCAGTTTGGCGACTTTGGGGGAAATCAGCTTTAAAGAGGGTGCGGTAGTGGAGGATAACTTTCATGCCTATCAGCTGACCCGCATCGATGATGCGCCGCGCGACATCCGCGTGCATCTGCTGGCGCCCACCGAATACGACACGCCGCTCGGTGGCGTCGGCGAACCCGGCGTGCCGCCCATCGCGCCGGCGTTGTGCAATGCGATTTTTGCCGCTACCGGTCAGCGCATCCGGCAATTGCCGATACGGGATCAGTTGCGCAAGGATTAG
- a CDS encoding (2Fe-2S)-binding protein: MFTLNINGLRRQIDLPSDTPLLWALRDYLGLTGTKFGCGISACGVCTVHANGEAIRACVTPISAVVDKQIVTIEAIDQDEIGKKVQDAWLSVNVPQCGYCQPGQVMAATALLKHTPKPTDADIDKAMSGNLCRCGTYPRIRAAIKQVAGSTEVSS; this comes from the coding sequence ATGTTTACGCTCAATATCAACGGTTTGCGCCGCCAGATCGATCTCCCCTCCGATACGCCATTGCTTTGGGCGCTACGCGATTATTTGGGGCTGACGGGGACTAAATTCGGTTGCGGCATTTCGGCCTGCGGTGTTTGTACTGTGCATGCCAATGGCGAGGCCATTCGCGCCTGCGTGACGCCCATTTCCGCCGTCGTCGACAAGCAAATCGTCACGATAGAGGCCATCGACCAGGACGAGATCGGCAAAAAAGTACAGGATGCCTGGCTCAGCGTGAATGTACCGCAATGCGGCTATTGCCAGCCGGGACAGGTGATGGCAGCCACGGCCTTGCTCAAGCATACGCCAAAGCCCACGGATGCCGATATCGACAAGGCCATGAGCGGCAATCTCTGCCGCTGCGGCACGTATCCGCGTATTCGGGCCGCTATCAAACAGGTGGCAGGTTCGACGGAGGTCTCGTCATGA
- a CDS encoding XdhC family protein — protein MTLDILELQLSLQKNRRPHAVATVVEIIGSSSAKPAAKALIDQTGKVVAGWIGGGCAQSMVSRAAIECFATGEPKVIDIDLTDEIFGAGMPCGGHMRVYVEPVLPKPMLWLMGHGRIVESLAEFAFRLGFDISVDDPQACMESFPMACQVINDDQRYRQLRPQAGDFVVIATHHKGDYEALTQALQSDAVYIALVSSRKRAQLVLNRLAQEGFSQDSLARVRAPAGLGLGGKLPEEIALSIVSEMIMIRRGGHGQPLSAVTP, from the coding sequence GTGACCTTGGATATCCTGGAACTACAGCTCAGCCTCCAGAAAAACCGCAGGCCTCATGCCGTGGCTACCGTCGTGGAAATCATCGGTTCCTCGTCGGCCAAACCGGCGGCTAAGGCGCTGATAGATCAAACCGGGAAAGTCGTCGCCGGCTGGATCGGCGGTGGTTGCGCGCAGTCCATGGTGTCTCGAGCCGCCATTGAATGTTTTGCGACAGGGGAGCCGAAGGTGATCGACATCGATTTGACCGACGAAATTTTTGGTGCCGGCATGCCCTGCGGCGGTCACATGCGGGTTTATGTCGAGCCTGTGCTGCCCAAGCCCATGTTGTGGTTGATGGGGCATGGTCGCATCGTCGAGAGTCTGGCTGAATTCGCTTTTCGTTTGGGGTTTGACATTAGCGTCGACGATCCGCAAGCGTGCATGGAAAGTTTCCCCATGGCTTGCCAGGTCATCAACGACGATCAGCGCTATCGGCAATTACGGCCGCAAGCCGGCGATTTCGTTGTCATCGCCACGCATCACAAGGGGGATTATGAAGCGCTGACGCAAGCGTTACAGTCCGATGCTGTCTATATTGCGCTGGTTTCCAGCCGTAAAAGGGCGCAACTGGTTTTGAACCGGCTGGCGCAAGAAGGATTTTCCCAAGACAGTCTGGCTCGGGTTCGCGCCCCCGCCGGGCTGGGCTTGGGCGGTAAGCTGCCGGAGGAAATTGCCTTGTCCATTGTCAGTGAGATGATCATGATCAGGCGCGGCGGCCATGGACAGCCCTTGAGCGCGGTAACCCCCTGA
- a CDS encoding nucleotidyltransferase family protein gives MSLVVGILLAAGASTRFGADKLLQPLTEGEAVAVRACRNLLLGTDQVLAVVRSGSDVLAERLRDEGASVHVCDDAGLGMGASLAFAVQASADALGWVVALADMPWIEPSTIVRVTDALRAGATIAAPSWQGQRGHPVGFAGALRQPLQGLTGDVGAKSVIQAHGAQLRLLPCDDPGILLDIDQPNDLNKRNGKRFL, from the coding sequence ATGTCGCTTGTCGTTGGTATTCTGCTGGCCGCCGGTGCCAGTACCCGCTTCGGCGCCGACAAATTGCTGCAACCTTTGACGGAGGGCGAAGCGGTAGCGGTGCGCGCCTGCCGTAACTTATTGCTCGGCACGGATCAGGTGCTGGCGGTGGTGCGGTCGGGAAGCGATGTACTGGCCGAAAGATTGCGCGATGAAGGTGCTAGCGTGCACGTCTGTGACGATGCCGGGTTGGGCATGGGGGCAAGCCTGGCTTTTGCTGTTCAGGCTTCCGCCGATGCGTTGGGCTGGGTGGTGGCTTTGGCCGACATGCCTTGGATAGAGCCCTCGACCATCGTCAGGGTAACCGATGCCTTGCGAGCCGGAGCGACGATCGCAGCGCCTAGTTGGCAAGGTCAGCGCGGGCATCCGGTTGGTTTCGCGGGAGCGTTGCGCCAGCCGTTGCAGGGATTGACCGGCGACGTGGGGGCAAAATCGGTCATTCAGGCACACGGCGCTCAGCTTCGGCTGTTGCCATGCGATGATCCGGGTATATTGCTGGACATAGACCAGCCAAATGATTTGAACAAACGAAACGGCAAACGATTCTTGTGA
- a CDS encoding GNAT family N-acetyltransferase codes for MALKYFDGLNGFTLPLADGELIDFRPVRPTDWETIQDGMSALSAQSRYLRFFSPIAKLPDDLLRYFTEVDQHQHVAWIALVHQRMEHPGVGIARFIRSDDQPAIAEFAVTVIDSYQHRGIGRVLMAVLHLMAGLEGVEILRGYVLPENDVMLNWLGELGAVGKYDNGVYRMDLAVNGDEVSSMTQGVLQKIRAFEDTVSAEAPQNPD; via the coding sequence ATGGCACTAAAATATTTTGACGGCCTCAATGGCTTTACCCTGCCATTGGCGGATGGCGAGTTGATCGATTTCAGACCGGTTAGGCCGACGGATTGGGAGACGATACAAGACGGTATGTCCGCATTGTCGGCGCAATCGCGTTATCTGCGATTTTTTTCGCCCATTGCCAAGTTGCCGGATGATTTATTGCGCTACTTCACGGAAGTCGACCAACACCAGCATGTGGCGTGGATTGCGCTTGTCCATCAGCGGATGGAACATCCAGGCGTGGGGATAGCGCGCTTCATCCGCTCGGATGATCAGCCTGCGATTGCCGAATTTGCCGTGACGGTCATCGATAGTTATCAGCATAGAGGTATTGGCCGCGTGTTAATGGCGGTGCTCCATCTCATGGCTGGCTTGGAAGGCGTTGAAATACTCAGGGGTTACGTGCTTCCGGAAAATGACGTCATGCTTAACTGGCTGGGCGAATTGGGTGCGGTGGGGAAATACGACAATGGCGTTTATCGGATGGACTTGGCGGTAAACGGCGATGAGGTTTCATCGATGACGCAGGGAGTGTTGCAAAAAATTCGCGCCTTCGAGGATACTGTATCCGCAGAGGCTCCGCAAAATCCCGATTAA
- a CDS encoding YcbK family protein — translation MFLADHGRLPSHRSLAFQNPHTGDKLSLTYFEKGRYLTDALEEINFLLRDYRTGDVHPIDPGLLDQLHDLKQMLGLAQPFDVISGYRSPLTNARLHAEHAGVANNSFHIQGRAVDIRIERLDIRRIHNAAIAMHRGGVGYYPKSNFIHLDTGTFRTWTL, via the coding sequence ATGTTTTTGGCCGACCATGGCCGCCTGCCCAGCCATCGTTCCCTGGCATTTCAAAATCCGCATACCGGCGACAAATTGAGCCTGACGTATTTTGAAAAAGGCCGTTATTTGACCGATGCATTGGAGGAAATCAACTTTTTGCTCCGCGATTATCGCACAGGTGACGTACATCCGATTGATCCGGGCCTCCTGGACCAACTGCATGACTTAAAGCAAATGCTGGGCTTAGCCCAACCGTTTGACGTAATCAGCGGCTATCGTTCGCCTTTGACCAATGCACGCCTCCACGCCGAACACGCGGGTGTCGCCAATAACAGCTTTCACATTCAAGGCCGCGCGGTGGATATTCGTATCGAGCGACTGGATATCCGCCGTATCCACAATGCAGCAATAGCCATGCATCGCGGCGGCGTGGGTTATTACCCCAAGTCCAATTTTATCCACCTGGACACCGGAACCTTCAGAACCTGGACGCTATAA